One genomic window of Fibrobacter sp. UWH6 includes the following:
- a CDS encoding MlaD family protein, translating into MNRFVRLVRENIIPSIVFVILVLACAGAWYYYHPSSPYHARYSFVVRYDAIGTLSPGNPVKVRGIGAGEITKVELTEDAVFVTARVYATTKIPVNSEFRLINSGLMGEREMCVLTGDDSRLIHDGDTLKGHYDEGTSGVGLKLVGMLDDVAEIKDALRMFVDSVFQGDIGKRTERVIKKGKNVISVAEKDVKAWKSDAEAIFDKLDEDLNKVKEALDGVVVQGGSKVGQVEELLGRVDALLLKLKDMKDQSANLLIKLSKDDNTAGLILDQDGAFGKSIEKLTVDIDALLSDIKKNGVKLNVDIF; encoded by the coding sequence ATGAATAGATTCGTGAGGCTTGTCAGGGAAAACATCATTCCCTCCATCGTGTTCGTGATACTGGTGCTGGCATGTGCTGGCGCCTGGTATTACTATCACCCGTCTAGCCCCTACCATGCCCGTTACTCTTTCGTGGTGCGTTACGATGCTATCGGTACGCTGTCGCCGGGGAACCCGGTGAAGGTTCGCGGTATTGGTGCCGGCGAGATTACCAAGGTGGAGTTGACCGAGGATGCTGTGTTTGTGACGGCGCGGGTCTATGCAACCACCAAGATTCCTGTCAATTCCGAGTTCAGGTTGATTAACTCTGGCTTGATGGGCGAACGTGAAATGTGCGTTCTAACCGGGGATGATTCCCGCCTGATCCATGATGGTGATACCTTGAAGGGGCACTATGATGAGGGTACGTCGGGTGTGGGCCTCAAACTGGTGGGAATGCTGGATGACGTCGCTGAAATCAAGGACGCCCTGCGCATGTTCGTGGATTCCGTTTTTCAGGGTGACATCGGCAAGAGGACCGAAAGGGTTATCAAGAAGGGCAAGAACGTAATCAGTGTGGCCGAGAAGGACGTCAAGGCCTGGAAGTCCGATGCGGAAGCCATCTTCGACAAGCTGGATGAAGACTTGAACAAGGTGAAGGAGGCGCTTGACGGCGTTGTGGTGCAGGGTGGCTCCAAGGTAGGCCAGGTGGAGGAACTGCTGGGCCGAGTAGACGCCTTGCTTCTTAAGTTGAAGGACATGAAGGACCAGAGCGCTAACCTTTTGATAAAATTGTCCAAGGATGACAACACGGCTGGTCTGATTTTAGATCAGGATGGCGCATTCGGCAAGAGCATAGAAAAGCTGACAGTTGACATAGATGCCCTGCTTTCCGATATAAAAAAGAACGGTGTCAAGCTTAATGTGGACATTTTCTAA
- a CDS encoding TraR/DksA C4-type zinc finger protein, whose protein sequence is MAEKKPVKMSDADLKFFEDMLIEKRREIVTAQSESEKAETFKSQVQAGDGGESNSADLATDYNALETNFELAAREGKYLVYLEEALKRIKKGTFGICKVCGQLIPKARLMAVPTATKCVNCKEETKKKEKEDSRLEMARLLAEEQRREMMKRNASK, encoded by the coding sequence ATGGCTGAAAAGAAACCTGTAAAAATGAGCGACGCTGATCTCAAGTTCTTTGAAGATATGCTGATTGAAAAACGCCGCGAAATCGTGACCGCACAGAGCGAGTCCGAAAAGGCGGAGACTTTCAAGAGCCAGGTCCAGGCTGGTGACGGTGGCGAATCCAATAGTGCAGACCTTGCTACCGACTACAACGCTCTCGAAACAAACTTCGAATTGGCTGCCCGCGAAGGCAAGTACCTGGTGTACCTGGAAGAAGCCCTGAAGCGTATTAAGAAGGGTACGTTCGGCATCTGTAAGGTTTGTGGCCAGCTGATTCCCAAGGCCCGTCTGATGGCTGTTCCTACTGCTACCAAGTGCGTAAACTGTAAGGAAGAGACCAAGAAGAAGGAAAAGGAAGATAGCCGTCTTGAAATGGCTCGCCTGTTGGCTGAAGAACAGCGCCGCGAGATGATGAAGCGCAATGCCAGCAAGTAA
- a CDS encoding serine hydrolase yields MNFNENKLSNLLDEAKAQSIFNKAVAGFILPDGTRKILHLGTPEDTVFDIASLTKVCPTSTLALCHILEGRLSPETKVIDYIPELRTNYREEIRIFHLLTHSLDYRVPMKTLRELPAEKILEALYNYQFQAPPGADFNYGNPASVLLGIILSRLTGMDLQQQGRLTFFDPLKMNRSGWDPLTRDFNRIPKEEIAPTEICAFRNREIQGEIHDESAWVLRQLFPVGSAGMFSCVPDLLKFVQMVLNDGTNPVSGERIAPAGLLELVSTNAFDAEGHHTSAGPVNACTALGWELNSPKFMGTKCSPRTFGKTGFTGASIVADPHKGAAVVLLSNFTYPHREANADRIHAFRAALADAFFEDIG; encoded by the coding sequence ATGAATTTTAATGAAAACAAGTTGAGCAACCTTTTAGACGAAGCAAAGGCCCAGAGCATATTCAACAAGGCCGTCGCCGGGTTCATCCTCCCAGACGGGACAAGAAAAATCCTTCACTTGGGCACTCCGGAAGACACCGTTTTCGACATTGCAAGCCTGACCAAGGTATGCCCCACTTCAACGCTAGCGCTTTGCCACATTCTCGAAGGGCGGCTATCCCCCGAGACCAAGGTCATCGACTATATTCCGGAATTAAGAACAAACTATCGTGAAGAAATCCGGATATTCCACCTCTTGACCCACAGCCTGGATTACAGGGTCCCCATGAAAACCTTGCGGGAACTTCCGGCCGAAAAAATCCTGGAAGCCCTCTACAATTACCAGTTCCAGGCTCCACCGGGCGCAGACTTCAACTACGGCAATCCGGCAAGCGTCCTTCTGGGCATTATCCTGAGCCGCCTTACAGGTATGGATTTACAGCAACAGGGACGTCTAACCTTTTTTGATCCGTTAAAAATGAACCGCAGTGGCTGGGATCCGCTTACAAGGGACTTCAACAGAATTCCCAAGGAAGAAATCGCCCCTACAGAAATCTGCGCATTCAGGAACCGCGAAATCCAGGGAGAAATCCACGATGAAAGCGCCTGGGTATTGCGACAGCTCTTCCCTGTAGGGAGCGCCGGCATGTTCAGCTGCGTACCGGACCTGCTGAAGTTCGTCCAGATGGTTCTTAACGACGGCACCAACCCCGTCAGCGGCGAGCGGATCGCCCCGGCAGGCCTGCTGGAACTGGTCAGCACCAACGCCTTCGACGCAGAAGGCCACCACACAAGCGCAGGTCCTGTCAACGCCTGTACCGCCCTAGGCTGGGAACTGAACTCTCCCAAGTTCATGGGAACGAAATGCTCTCCACGCACCTTCGGAAAGACGGGCTTTACAGGAGCAAGCATCGTCGCCGACCCCCACAAGGGTGCTGCCGTGGTCCTCCTCAGCAACTTCACCTATCCCCATCGCGAAGCCAACGCAGACCGCATCCACGCTTTCCGTGCCGCCCTGGCCGACGCCTTCTTCGAAGACATCGGCTAG